The Vicinamibacterales bacterium genome contains the following window.
CAACGAGCTGCAGATCGAGACCGGCGGCGGTGGCAGCGAGCGCGTGCGCCGGACGCTCAAGGGGCGGCTCGGCGCGGGCGGGCGCACGCTGCGGATCCGCACCGGCGACGGCAGCGTCCGGCTGAAGTCTTCATAGCACCAGCTAGGCGCGGTAAGCCGTGCGATCGGGAACGCCCGCTTCCCTGAACGCGTCGCGGCGCTCGCGGCACTTGCTGCACGCGCCGCAGTGCGTGCCCCCCTGCGGATTCATGCAGGACATCGACAGTTCCAGCGGCACTCCCAGCTGAATTCCCCGGCGAATCACCTCCGCCTTGTGCAGCGCCGCGAACGGCGCTTCCACCGCGATCGGCAGCGCGAGACCGAGCGACAACGACCGGGCGGCGGAGGCGAAGAACTCGGGCGTGGCGTCGGGAAACGGATTGCCCGCGAGCGGTCCGATGAAGAGCGCGACGCCGGACGGGCGCGGCCGGATCGCGGTGCCCATATAGACCGCCGCCTTGGCGAGCAGAATCAGGTTGCGTCCGTCGATGAAGACGTCTTCGTCCGGTGTGTCGTACGCGGGGGGCGTGCCGCGCACCGCCCAGTGCGACGGCGGGAACACGTCGCGCATGTCGAACGACAGCTCGGCGAGGCCGCGCATGCCGGCGAACGGCGCGGCCGCCAGCAGCGCGGCGGCGGCCCGCCGTTCTTCCTGCTCCCAGGCGAAGCCGACGCTCACGTAGATCGCGACGACCGGCCCCCCCCCTCGCTCGCGCGCCGCCGCGATGACGTCCGCGAGCAGTACGGCGCTGTCGAGTCCGCTCGAGAACAGCACGGCGCTATAATTTTCGGACATGTACCTGGTCACCAAGCGGATCGAGTTCTGTTACGGGCACCGGCTGCTCGACTATGACGGCGTCTGCAAGCATCCGCACGGACACAACGCGTCGGTGGAGATCGACGTCCGCACCGACAGCCTCGACAACCGCAACATGGTGGTCGATTTCAGCGACATCAAGCGGATCGTGAAGGGCTGGATCGATCGCGAGCTCGATCACAAGATGATCCTGCGCCATGACGATCCGCTGGTCGAGCCGCTGCGCGCGCTCGGCGAGCCGATGTATCTGCTCGAGAGCAATCCGACGGTCGAGCGGATCGCCCGGCTCATCTTCGAGCAGGGACGCGGGCTCGGCGTGCCGATCGTGGCGGTGCGGGTCTGGGAGACGCCGACGTCGGTCGCCACCTACTCGGCCCCGGCCTGACCGCTGCCCGTGCAGGCGTCGGGGATCGGGTCCGCGTGCGGATCCACGGCCGGATGACCCAGCATCTCGTCGATCCGCGCGATCACCCGCTCGGATATCGCGTGCTCCAGATGCTCGGCCTCGGCGTGGACCTCGTTCCAGTTCATTCCCATCACCTTCACCAGGAACAGCTCGATCAGCCGGTGGCGCCGCACCACCATGGCGGCGAGCTTGTCGCCTGACGCCGTCAGCCGCACGCCGGCGTAGGGCTCGTACTTGACGAGGCCCGAGTCCGACAGCGTCTTCACCATCGTCGTGGCGGTGCCGGGCACCACGCGCAGTGCCGCGGCCACCTGGCCCATCGGGACCAGGTCGGACTTCCGGGGCAGTTGAAGCTGCGCCTGAAAGATCGCCTTCAGGTAGTTCTCGACCGTCGACGAGGGCAGCGTCATGGATGGAAATATATCCAGAGTACCATTCAGGCGATGTCCGGTCTTCGAGCCGCGCTGGCCGAGCCCCACACCAAGGCCCCCTACGTCCGGCGGCTGTTTCACACGATCGCCGACCGCTACGATCTGATTACCCGGCTGCTGTCGTTCGGCGCGGATCGCCGCTGGAAGCTGCGGCTCGCGGCGCTCGCCGACCTGCGAAGCGGCACCACCGCGCTGGATCTCGCGTGCGGCACGGGCGACATCGCCTGCGAGCTGGCGCGCCGCGGCGCGCGCGTGTTCGGTCTCGATCTCACCCATCGCATGCTGCAGCTCGCGCAGCAGAAGAACGAAGGTCCGCGACCCGTTCGCTTCGTGACCGGAGACATGATGGCGCTGCCGTTTGCCGATGCGAGCTTCGATCTCGTCACCACCGGCTACGGGATCCGCAACGTCCCGCTGATCGAGCCCGCGCTGGCGGAGATCCGCCGCGTGCTGCGTCCCGGCGGGCTGCTGCTGTCGCTGGACTTCGACCGGCCCGCCAACCGGCTGGTGCGCGCCGTGTACCTCGGCTACCTGACGATCGTCGGCTCAGCGCTGGGGTGGGTGCTGCATCGCGATCCGGACACCTACCGCTACATACCGGAATCGATCAGGAGATATCCCGGCTCCGCCGGTGTGTCGGCCATGCTCGCCCGCGGCGGCTTCAGCGACGCGCGCGTGGTTCCGCTGCTCGGCGGCCTGATGGCGATCAATGTGGCGCGCCGCGCCTCCGAACGCAGGTAACATCACACGATGGAGATTTCCGACGTCCGCCGGCGGATCAGGATGGCGATCGAGACGGCGCGGGCGCGGCGCGCGGAGCGCCGCACCCGTACCGACGACGCCGTCCGTGCCTACGAGGCGTTTCTGCCGGCGATTGCCGTTCCCGCGTTCCACAGCGTCGCCAATGCGCTCACCGGCGAAGGGCATCGCTTCAACGTGATCACCCCCGCCGGCACCGTGCGCTTGTCTCCCGAACGGAGCGCCGAGGATTTCATCGAGCTGTCGCTCGACACCGATCGCGAGCGGCCTTCTGTCGTCGTCCGCTCCGCGCGCGGCCGCGGGCGGCGGATGGTGTCGTCGGAGCGCACGCTGCGTGAAGACCTTCCGATCGAGGAGCTTGCCGAAGAAGACGTGATTGCCGCGGTGATCGACGAGGTAATACCGTTCATCGAGCGATGATCGGTCATCCGACGGTCCGGGTCTTCCGCAGCCCGGCGATCTCCTCCTCAGTCAATCCGAGCTCTTTCAGGATTGCGTCCGTGTGTTGCCCCAACGCCGGCGGCGCAGTGCGAACGGACGCCGGCGTCGCGGACAATTTCAGCGGCGTGCCCAGCACGCGAATCGTCCCGGCGGAGACATGCTCCAGCGGCACGATCATCTCGCGCGCCGCGAGCTGCGGATCGCGCAGCGCTTCCGTGATCGTCCGCACCGCCGCGGCGGGCACGCCGGCCGCTTTCAGGGCGGCGAGGAGATCGTCGCGTCGCCAGGCCGCCAGCACCGCCGACAGCTCCGCGCGCAGGACGTCGCAGTTCGTCACGCGGTCCGCGTTCGTGCGGAAGCGCGGATCGGACGCCAGCGCCGGGCGTCCCAGCGCGGCGGCGAGCCGGCGGAACTGATCGTCGTTGCCGACGGACAGGACGAACTCGCCGTCGGCGGCGGCGAAGGTGTCGTATGGCGCGATCGACGGATGGCGATTGCCCATCCGCACCGGGGTGTCGCCGGTCGCGAACGCGCTCGACGCCTGATAGCTGAGCAACGCCGTAATCGCGTCCAGCATCGCCACGTCGACGCGTTGCCCGCGTCCCGTGCGCCCGCGGGCGACGAGCGCCGCGAGTATGCCCTGGACGGCGAACATGCCGGTGGCGATGTCTCCGACGGCGACCCCGACGCGGTACGGCGGACCGTCCGCGGCGCCGGTGATGCTCATGAGGCCGGCTTCCGCCTGCATCATCGCGTCGTATCCCGGCTCGGCGCTGCGCGGCCCCGATTGACCAAACCCGGAAATCGAGCAGTAGACGATTCGCGGATATCGCGACGCCACCGTGGCGTAGTCGAGCTCG
Protein-coding sequences here:
- a CDS encoding metal-dependent transcriptional regulator, whose product is MTLPSSTVENYLKAIFQAQLQLPRKSDLVPMGQVAAALRVVPGTATTMVKTLSDSGLVKYEPYAGVRLTASGDKLAAMVVRRHRLIELFLVKVMGMNWNEVHAEAEHLEHAISERVIARIDEMLGHPAVDPHADPIPDACTGSGQAGAE
- a CDS encoding CoA transferase; protein product: MTPLDGLTVLDFSRVLAGPYCTMQLADLGARVVKIEQPGRGDDTRAWGPPFVGGESAYFLSVNRNKESLALDLKHAGARRVVDALLGRTDVVVENFRPGTMERLELDYATVASRYPRIVYCSISGFGQSGPRSAEPGYDAMMQAEAGLMSITGAADGPPYRVGVAVGDIATGMFAVQGILAALVARGRTGRGQRVDVAMLDAITALLSYQASSAFATGDTPVRMGNRHPSIAPYDTFAAADGEFVLSVGNDDQFRRLAAALGRPALASDPRFRTNADRVTNCDVLRAELSAVLAAWRRDDLLAALKAAGVPAAAVRTITEALRDPQLAAREMIVPLEHVSAGTIRVLGTPLKLSATPASVRTAPPALGQHTDAILKELGLTEEEIAGLRKTRTVG
- a CDS encoding ubiquinone/menaquinone biosynthesis methyltransferase yields the protein MSGLRAALAEPHTKAPYVRRLFHTIADRYDLITRLLSFGADRRWKLRLAALADLRSGTTALDLACGTGDIACELARRGARVFGLDLTHRMLQLAQQKNEGPRPVRFVTGDMMALPFADASFDLVTTGYGIRNVPLIEPALAEIRRVLRPGGLLLSLDFDRPANRLVRAVYLGYLTIVGSALGWVLHRDPDTYRYIPESIRRYPGSAGVSAMLARGGFSDARVVPLLGGLMAINVARRASERR
- a CDS encoding 7-cyano-7-deazaguanine synthase produces the protein MSENYSAVLFSSGLDSAVLLADVIAAARERGGGPVVAIYVSVGFAWEQEERRAAAALLAAAPFAGMRGLAELSFDMRDVFPPSHWAVRGTPPAYDTPDEDVFIDGRNLILLAKAAVYMGTAIRPRPSGVALFIGPLAGNPFPDATPEFFASAARSLSLGLALPIAVEAPFAALHKAEVIRRGIQLGVPLELSMSCMNPQGGTHCGACSKCRERRDAFREAGVPDRTAYRA
- a CDS encoding 6-carboxytetrahydropterin synthase, with the translated sequence MYLVTKRIEFCYGHRLLDYDGVCKHPHGHNASVEIDVRTDSLDNRNMVVDFSDIKRIVKGWIDRELDHKMILRHDDPLVEPLRALGEPMYLLESNPTVERIARLIFEQGRGLGVPIVAVRVWETPTSVATYSAPA